The sequence below is a genomic window from Bradyrhizobium septentrionale.
ACTTGCCAATCTCGCTTTCGCCAAGCTTGCGCTCAAGCCGGATCCGGTCTCGCACAGCAACAAGACGCTGAAGGGCGTTGCCATTGCGGCACGGCAAGCGCTGGCCCATGTCGCGAACTGGGGTTGCGCGATGACGTTTGCCTCGCACTTCGCGGTCGTGACGACGCTGTCCGGCGTCTGGGGCATTCCGATGGTCGCGCACTTCTTCCATATCTCACCGACGGCCGCCGGCACGCCGCTGCTGGCCTTCATGATCGGCAATGCGCTCGGATCGATCTTCCTCGGTCATGCCGCCGACCGTGCCGCCGCGGTACTCGACCGCGCGCTGATCGGCATTTGCGCGCTGCGCATGCTCCTGATTGCGATGCTGCTGCCGCCGATCGCCCAAACGTTTGGTCTTGCCTACGTCACCGTCGTGTTCACGGCATTGGGCCTCGTCGCCGGCGGCACGGTTCCGCTGGTGCTGAAATGCGTCAAGAAATTGTACACGGCGGACCTGATCGGTGTCGGCGCCTCCGTGAATACCACGGCTGCCGGCATCTTCGCCGGCGTCGCGCAGCCCATCATCGGCTTCGCGATGCTTGCGGCCAGCAGCGCCTCCGGGACCGACGCCGTGCACAACACGGCCGTGATCGGTGATGGCGGCTACAGCGCCTTGATTGCCATTCTGCTTCTCATGTCGCTGCCGGGCATTGCCGGGCCGCTGCTGATGAGAAGCAAGTTGATAGCTCGTTAGTGTCGTTAGGAGTCGAGGGGGTGTTATGGAGCGCTTGTTTTTGAGAAAAGGCGAAGTCGCGTCAAACTTTCCGGTCAGCAGCTGGCAAAGCGTGATGTTTTCCGAGTTTGAAGCGCAGATGAGCAGCGAGGCGAGGCCGTTCCCTTGCGTGTTCGGGGTGACCGGACATCGCCAGGACCAGCTCCGCTACCTCTTCCTCGATCCGTATGATGTGGCGGTGCTTGGCGAACAGCTCGGACAATATGTCTCGGAGGCGCGCTCGTTCGGCCCCAACACCTCATTGATCGTCTTCACGCGGCCCCGCCCGGTGCAGACGATCGACGCCTATTATCGCAAGATGTGGCTGACGCTCGACCAGCTTGCGCGGCTGGACAAGAACCCCTGGCCATCAGAGATTCCCGAGCAGATCGACCATCCGATGTGGGAGTTCTCGTTTGCGGGCGAGCCGATCTTCGTCGTGTGCACGACGCCCGCGCATGTGATGCGCCAGAGCCGCCGGTCCAGCGCCTTCATGCTCACCTTCCAGCCGCGCTGGGTGTTCGAGAAGATTCTCGGGACGGAGAAGGCGGCGAACGCCGCGTTCGCCGAAGTGCGCAAGCGCCTGATCCCTTACGACAGCGCGAGCCCCTCGCCGCTGCTTGGCCGCTACGGCGCGTCCGACGGCCGCGAGTACCTGCAGTACTTCCTGGACGACGACAACAATGCGAGCGCCGGCTGCCCCTTCGCCAAGCTCGCACAGAACAAGACGCCACCGATCGCGAACAAGGAACAGGCAGCATGACCCAGATCATCGCAGGCGCGAAGACCGAATTTGCCATCGATCCGGAGATCCTGAACCTGCTCCCGGCGCAGGGCTCCGTCGAGCTGCAGCATGATGCGACCGGCAAGGTCCATCACTTCCATACCCATCCGGTCGATGAAATCCTGATGATTATCAGCGGCCGGCTGAACTTCATCTGGGATGGCGGCGAACGGGTCGTCGGCGCCGGCGACACCATCCTGCTGCCTGCCGGCACCCGACATCAATCCGAGGCGCTCGAGGGCGGCGCGATCTACGTGATCGCGACGCAGCCGCCGGCCAAGCCAATGAACAACTGACATCCAGGGAAAACGCGAACACCTCAGGAAAGTGAAGGATCGCGCGGCGGTTCAACCGCCAAACGTTCGACCAGCTCGATGACCTCGGAACGCTGGTCGGGCGCAAGCCGAAGGAAAGCCTTCAACAGTCGCAGGCTTTCCAGTGTTTCGCTCGATGGAGCTCCGAGCTTGTTCTGCAGCTCTGCAACATATGTGGGATTTTTCATCTCGCACCTTAAGTGAGGATTACGAATGGCATACCCAGGTAAACGTGAAGGCTTGGCCCAGAAGGTCGACACCGCAGCGCAAGAGGCTGAACGCCTCGGCCTGACCACGGCAACCCTCATACTCCGGATGGCCCGCCTCGAGATTGATCGGGCGGAGCCCGAGGAAGTTGAAAGTATGCCAAGGAACAACTTGCGTAGCAAGCCGAACTGAACTCGCGAAACGGACCGGTTCCGGCTCCGAGGCCGCCGGCATGCGCCGGAAGCCTGTGACGTCTGAACGACGTCCTGCGAGGCGAGAGGCTTGCCTCTCGCCTGCGCTCAGGTTGCTTTGCGAATGTTCGATCTTCGGTGCAGGCCAATCACGCTAGCCGGTATTCCCGGCGTTGCCGAACGCGCCCGCCTCGGCTAAGGCGGCCATGCGCCGGTCGTCATAGCCAAGCGTCTTGCTCAACACGTCCCGCGTGTGCTGACCGAGCAGCGGGGCCGCAACAGGATCAACCGCCGGCGTCAGGCTCATATTGACCGGCGACTCGATGTTCGGAACCGAACCGGCAGTCGGATGCGCGATTCTGCTCAGACGATGCCGATCGCGCACCTCGGGTGCGTTGAACCCTTCCTCGACCGTCCGCAGATAGCCGACCGGAATGTTGGCCTTCTTCATCTTCGCCATCCAATGCTCGAGCGTGTCGCTCGCGAACACGCTGGCAATGATGGCGCGAAGCTTCTCCTTGTTGGCCGTCCGGGCCTTGCGGTGAGCAAATTCGGGGTCAGTGACGAGATCCGGACGCTCCAGCACGTCGGTGACCAACCGGCGATAGAGCCGGTCATTGGCGCAGGCCATGTAAAGCGGACCATCGGACGCGCGATAGACGCCGACGGTCGGCGAACCGTTCGGAGAATTGCCGAAACGGCCGGGGTTGTTGCCGTTGATGAGATAGGCCATGCCGTAGAAGCCGGTCATTGAGACCGCGGTGTCGATCAACGCAACCTCGACCTGCTGACCGCGTCCGAGCCGATCGCGCGCGATCAGCGCCAGCAGGATCGCGTTGCAGGCCGACATGCCCGTTGCCATGTCCACGATCGGCGGCCCGGTGCGCACCGGCTCGCCATCCGGAAAGCCGTTGAGCGACATGAAGCCGCTTTCGGCCTGGGTGATCGGGTCAAAACCTGGACGTAGCGCGAAATCGCCTTTGCGGCCGTAAGCGGAGATCGAGCAATAGATCAGCCGCGCATTGGTCGGCGCCACCGACGCATAGTCGAGCCCGAATTTCTTCATCACGCCGCCGGAGAAATTCTCCACCACGACGTCGGCCTTGGCGATCAACGCACGTGCGACTTCGAGCGCGGACGGATTGTTGAAATCGAGCGCAATGCCGCGCTTGTTGCGATTGAGGCTCAGATAAGCTGCGCTCTCTCCGCCGATTTCGGCGTGCTCGTAAGCGCGCGTATCGTCTCCGCCGTCCGGGTTCTCGATCTTGATGACCTCGGCCCCGAAGTCTGCCAACGTTTGCGTGCAGGCCGGACCGGCGACAACGCGGGTGAAATCGACAACCAGCAGCCCATCGAGCGCCGTCGGAACTCCCTCCCCGCGCGGCGCGCGCCCTGGCAATTCTGGTCCGGTCATGATCTGACGCTTCCTCTGTTATTTTGTCAGGCGAAATACGACGGCCCTCCCAGGACCGGCGCTGCGCGCCTTTTTAGCGGAAGCCCGTCACCAAAACCAAACCCGGATTTTGCAGGGCGGGACCTTCGCCTGACATGGCTGTCATCGGCCACGAGGATTGCCGCGGTGCCGGCAGTGCCGACACGGTCGGACGACTCGAATGTCAAGGAAACCTGCCGGATACCGGATTTGTCAGGGCGCCTGGCAGTGACGGAATGTAGATGAGCGGGTGGCGGCGTCCGGCCGCCACCCGCTTTCGTCATCGAGAACCATCGTGCTATTCGGCAATCATTTCGCCGGACCCGCCGAACTCGGCCGGAAAATCCTTCAACTTCGGCAGACCATCGCGTATCGGCAGCACCGCCTCGGCATAGTTGACGTGCACGCCAGGGCTGAATTTCAGCGTCGGGATCGTTGCCGTGAAGACGTCGACGAGCCCAAGCGTCGGATGGTTGGTCATCAGGTGACCGCCGCACTTGCTGCAATATTTGCGTTGGCTCATCGCCGTCTTCTCGAATGTCCCGATATGGTCGGCGCCCTTGGTGACCTCAACCGCCTCAGGTTTCCAGAGGCTGAACGCATTCACCGGACCGCCGGACCAGGAACGGCACGAGCGGCAGTGGCAGTAGCCCATCGCCTCGGGCTCTCCCGTGACCTTGAGTTCGACGGTGCCGCAAAAGCAGTTTCCAGTGTGATTCATCGGTCGGTTCTCCTTGGGTGAATTTGATTGGGGCTCCGCGCCGGCATCGACCCACGTTGCGTTGCTCGTGATGTTCGTGATGCAGGAGGAAGATATGGAGAGGCGTAGCCGCTGCGAACTCCCTTGAGGTGACGCGCCAGACCCATTGCCGGCACCCGAGGCCATCACACTTCGCTCGAATGCAGGCAGGTCATAGGCGTGGGCGAAGTTACATGAGAGTCCGCGCCGCTGTCGACCTTCTTCACGGCCTGGCCGAATACGACGCCCATCATACACGAAGGATGGTGCGCAATGTGAGGCCAGGCACAGTCCTGCAATGTGATGACGCGCTGCCGTGCCGGACGCCTGCGTCGCAACCGGCACGTAAGCAACCTCACTTCAAATCAGCATCGATGGTCCTTCACGGGAACCCTGTTCGGCGTGGCAAGCCCGTACATCAGCGCCAGCCGATCCAGGCATTCCTTGAGACGCCGCGCAAAATAGTCCTGCCAGCGCTGCGTGCGCAGCCCGCGCCGCTGCCCAACCTGCTCCATGGTCATGCCGAGGATCAGGACGTCGTGCACCAGCGCCGAGCCGTCGGCGCCGAGCTCATGCTCGGCACGATTCAACCGCAGGGTCGCCTGACGCTGCCCCTCCGTGATCGGCTCGCGTTGCTGACCGCCGTCGACGTATTCGCGCGTCGTGTCCACCGCGCGAGGGCCACGCTCGGCCTTCTCCCAATCGTTTTGGAAGGCCCTGCCGCTCCGATACTGCGTATCGTCGATCTGTCGATGCGCGTGCAACCGGCCGAGCGGATCGTTGCTTATCGAGCGGAACGCAACGATCTTGTCGCCCGGCTCGAGCGCAAGGGGGTCGTCGATCTCGACCGTCGCCACCTCGGCATTGAAGGGCAGATCCTGGGAGCGTCGATCGTGCGCTCCGGCGGGATCGTACGGTTTCCGTCGTTTGGCTCGCGGCATTGCTGGTCGCCAAAATGTCTGGTGATGAGCGCGCGGAGTCATCCGCGCGATTGCGGTTGCGGACCGAAGTCCGGCGGTCGGGAGGTGAATCGCCTCAGATGGCTCCGACGGCCTGAAGCCAGGCGTCGTTCAATACCGGCCTCGCCGAGGCCTCCGGATCGCGGCTCAGGTGAAAATGCGGTGCACAGTAGCTCGTACCCGGCCGGCACGGATGACCGCAGAAGGTGACCGTCTCGCCCTCGGCATCCCCGCCATAGGGATAGCGGCAGTCGCCGCGTTTCAGGTCGAGCAGTGAAAGGTGCCGCGGCACGACCGCCGCGCAACGAAGTTGGGGCATCTCCACCGCTTCGGCGAAGATCTTTGGCCAGCGAAGCAGATCGGGCTTCAGCTCGGCCCGCCCCTCCCGCAGGCGCCCGATGCCCGGGAGCTTCGGCAGGGACGGTTTCGGCGGGTCGAGGCCCCCCGGCAGCGACGGCTCTAGCCGTTCGAGGCCCACCAACCCCATGCGCTGGGCCCGGCTGAGGGCCGCGTAGCGTGTGTAGGCCGTGTTGAAGGTTGCGTTGATGGTGTCAGCGATCTCCGAGTAGGACAAGCCGCGGGCGCGCAGGTCCTGCAGGGCTGCCGAATGCTCCGGCAGCCAGTTCGTCATTTCCATTCCAGATTCCCATTTTTGTCATTCCGCCGGCGCCTTGCATAACT
It includes:
- a CDS encoding cupin domain-containing protein; its protein translation is MTQIIAGAKTEFAIDPEILNLLPAQGSVELQHDATGKVHHFHTHPVDEILMIISGRLNFIWDGGERVVGAGDTILLPAGTRHQSEALEGGAIYVIATQPPAKPMNN
- a CDS encoding DUF6456 domain-containing protein, which produces MPRAKRRKPYDPAGAHDRRSQDLPFNAEVATVEIDDPLALEPGDKIVAFRSISNDPLGRLHAHRQIDDTQYRSGRAFQNDWEKAERGPRAVDTTREYVDGGQQREPITEGQRQATLRLNRAEHELGADGSALVHDVLILGMTMEQVGQRRGLRTQRWQDYFARRLKECLDRLALMYGLATPNRVPVKDHRC
- a CDS encoding CaiB/BaiF CoA transferase family protein; translation: MMTGPELPGRAPRGEGVPTALDGLLVVDFTRVVAGPACTQTLADFGAEVIKIENPDGGDDTRAYEHAEIGGESAAYLSLNRNKRGIALDFNNPSALEVARALIAKADVVVENFSGGVMKKFGLDYASVAPTNARLIYCSISAYGRKGDFALRPGFDPITQAESGFMSLNGFPDGEPVRTGPPIVDMATGMSACNAILLALIARDRLGRGQQVEVALIDTAVSMTGFYGMAYLINGNNPGRFGNSPNGSPTVGVYRASDGPLYMACANDRLYRRLVTDVLERPDLVTDPEFAHRKARTANKEKLRAIIASVFASDTLEHWMAKMKKANIPVGYLRTVEEGFNAPEVRDRHRLSRIAHPTAGSVPNIESPVNMSLTPAVDPVAAPLLGQHTRDVLSKTLGYDDRRMAALAEAGAFGNAGNTG
- a CDS encoding MFS transporter — protein: MSMLGQQAVYVPTSRFTDRAYLAWTAVAIAYAIAFLQRVSPQSMSLSFMHDFDTDAAGVAMLASSYFWGYTLMQIPAGLLVDRFGVKRVVLASMIASSLGSAAFALAPNLLDVFAARLIVACGDALVFTALLKLVAQSFADERFGMMSGISQVSGYVGGVIATTPLAAAVSGFGWRSCFLFIACIGLANLAFAKLALKPDPVSHSNKTLKGVAIAARQALAHVANWGCAMTFASHFAVVTTLSGVWGIPMVAHFFHISPTAAGTPLLAFMIGNALGSIFLGHAADRAAAVLDRALIGICALRMLLIAMLLPPIAQTFGLAYVTVVFTALGLVAGGTVPLVLKCVKKLYTADLIGVGASVNTTAAGIFAGVAQPIIGFAMLAASSASGTDAVHNTAVIGDGGYSALIAILLLMSLPGIAGPLLMRSKLIAR
- a CDS encoding GcrA family cell cycle regulator, giving the protein MEMTNWLPEHSAALQDLRARGLSYSEIADTINATFNTAYTRYAALSRAQRMGLVGLERLEPSLPGGLDPPKPSLPKLPGIGRLREGRAELKPDLLRWPKIFAEAVEMPQLRCAAVVPRHLSLLDLKRGDCRYPYGGDAEGETVTFCGHPCRPGTSYCAPHFHLSRDPEASARPVLNDAWLQAVGAI
- a CDS encoding YqcI/YcgG family protein — encoded protein: MFSEFEAQMSSEARPFPCVFGVTGHRQDQLRYLFLDPYDVAVLGEQLGQYVSEARSFGPNTSLIVFTRPRPVQTIDAYYRKMWLTLDQLARLDKNPWPSEIPEQIDHPMWEFSFAGEPIFVVCTTPAHVMRQSRRSSAFMLTFQPRWVFEKILGTEKAANAAFAEVRKRLIPYDSASPSPLLGRYGASDGREYLQYFLDDDNNASAGCPFAKLAQNKTPPIANKEQAA
- a CDS encoding GFA family protein; translation: MNHTGNCFCGTVELKVTGEPEAMGYCHCRSCRSWSGGPVNAFSLWKPEAVEVTKGADHIGTFEKTAMSQRKYCSKCGGHLMTNHPTLGLVDVFTATIPTLKFSPGVHVNYAEAVLPIRDGLPKLKDFPAEFGGSGEMIAE